A region of the Cyprinus carpio isolate SPL01 chromosome A14, ASM1834038v1, whole genome shotgun sequence genome:
ttCCAAACTTCTTGTAGTGTAACTGAacagttattgtttgttttatttgttgtttgtatgtGCTTTTTGTTGTAATGTCACTTATACTAATAGTTACAGCAACTGTGGATTGTAGGCAGAAACCATTAATGTCTTCCTCCCAGTTTAAGATAACCAGACGCAGTTTCTTTCAGCACTAACAGTCCCAGCAGGGAAATCTGACTTACAGTTTTATCACAACTcagaaacaaactaaaaatcaCCACCATTGGAGggaaaccaaccaaccaacctttTTACACACAAGTGAAATGCAAGGACAAGGCCCTCATTTTCAGGCATGGTAACGTTATTTTAGTCAAATAACACaaactagcatttttttttcttttttgaaaattaagAGATAAAAAGCATAGATGcttcattatttgaattaaatgaaataaaaagaacaagTGCTGCACTGCAGTATGTGGGTTTCTCATAAACGCAAAGAAAaccaactaataaaaaaaaagtttgttatgaaaaacagacataataaaaacagtgattCTAGACATTATTAATACTGTGTTTCACTAGATGGCAACTGGGTTTTTTTAGTCTTATAAAAAGGACATCACTACGAAAAATGCATCaggctttttaaaatatgcagCGCTCCAATATAAAGTGCTTCATTAcattgttatttcatttttttacagtttcttattaaaatattgtattccCTTGAGTGAAACCATAGTAAACATGTTACACATtggtaaaaataaacattttggaatGTCTTTAAAAAGTCCCATGGGCTGATTTTGGTCAAGCAGAGCTTGTCCCGGGAGCCTACAGGAAAGAAACACGTTATTAGTCTGATTTACTCCCAAACAAACCAACAACCAATCAACTGCTCTGGATCTGGAGGAGTTAGTACACTTTACCAATTTCAAGCAGAAGAATGccaaaaaaagggttaaaaaccATAAAATGGCATGGTAAAAAGCAGGTGTGAAAAGCCATGCATATGGAGAGGGTGttatgatggatggataaataaacaCTATTTACAATAACAGAATTTCAGGAACATGGGGAGTATATGGGTAGCTGACAAATGTGAACTTTTAAAATGACTAGAACTTCTAAAGCAACTgcatgtagttttgtgtatttctgCGACTTTTGAGCCGCCTACAGCCTACCACTGagtgaaattacatttataattatagtgGATAACTGAACATTTTCCCTTCAAATAGTCTAATGTTATGGCGAATTAATTAAGGTAATATAATAATGCAACAgatatattaatttgtaatattattagataatattgtattaaataaatattccagACTCAATCTCAATTCCCAATTTGTGTAAGGTTAGGAAATCTGCAAGTCTAATAACAAAGGTTGTATAAACtagttttagattaaataaagCTGACTAGTCATCCTACAATACACTGACTAGTCAATTCGAGAAATCCTTTATGTCATGTCACACAGAAATGATTAACATTTCATGTCAACAACCCATATACAATCAGTCCTTATCTTCTGCTACTAAACAAGCTGTTCATACTGACCCAGTAATAATTTTGATTGTGAAACTGCACAATTTGCCATGGTTCATCCAGAAAGTCAAGAGTAATGCTAACTGAGAATTGTGGAAAATATGACCATCAATGTGCAAGATAATGTCTTTCCTTTCCTCTACTCCTCTTGTTTTTCCAGCTTGGCAGTTTCAATTATCTTTCCTCCAAATAGCAGCATGGTGTTTTTAAGGCAACGGATATATAAGTACAGTTTATAGCTGCCATATGAGTTAAAGACAGTCAGTAAAAAAGAAGAGGCAagaatggaatgaaaaaaaagatttaaaaaaattataatccacAGATAGAAAAATAGATGTTCGTGCTCTGTTAATGCGATGCATAGAAAGGATAGATGAAGTGATAGATGGATGAAGGAGGTGAGGAAGCGTTAGTCAGCATGCAGCAGCAGCCACCGGTGTGTTCTGGAGCAATGTGACCAGGAAGAAGAGGGTGGAGGtgggcaggcagacagacaggaagaTGATCATGTCTTGTGTGAAGCAGAGCACCAGTGTGTGCTCCGACAGGACCCAGTCCAGCAGCACACACAGCAGCAGGTAGTACAGGTGGAACTCCTGCAAGGTCTGCCACTCCGCCCCAGCTACGCCCACGTCACCACTCACCATGGCCTTAACCTCCGTCAACTCTACGTCTTCCTTGGGACGGGCGCGCTTGCTGCGCCCCCGCTCTTCCATTGCCATTGACCTCCTGCTGTTCTCCACAAATTCCTGCAGGAGAGGAAAGTAATAATCAAACTACAGTCCACACACTAGGTTTGAGTTTGAAACCCACTATCTCTGCCACAGTATGTTTGGGTGAACGAACATTCAAGTCCATATTTCacccaaacataaaaatgtaataaaagataATTTGCTCATGTAAGAAGAATTAAAgactaaaataatgattaagcATGTTTTAATTCCCaaattataattactgtaatctgaaaataaatctgtGATTACTGACAGAACTCATACTAGCAGAAAAAATTTCCTTTTATATACATcttacatatacacagtacattaaataaaaaaaattaaatatcaattgataataattgcaattattctttaattaaaaatatccaaaatggAAAACATCTGGATACATTATCCAATGACAATTTGGGGgaatatgtgcttaattattatgaaaatattatttacatgaaaaaggaaagctccaaccctgaaaaaaaaacctcacttgtctgtagcgttagtaatcctgaagaccttgattagcttgttcaggtgtgttcgattagggttagagctaaactctgcaggacatcggcactccaggaccgacgttgcctacccctgttGTATATTATGTGTcgccgctgttggttgtaatattggtaaagtaaatccacactttgctgaagaagcgttagcaaactcttgagcagctacaacagtaccatgtacttcgccattgttgtgtatgtttgtttgcgcttgcctttaaaattgacatgtactgtgcatgtctacatacctaacatgtaCTGCGCATGACATCACCGGTTTCAAAGATTcacgtattgggtgtttacacggaaacgataacgttggcattttcaaaaacttgctcttagaaaaaagttttcaaaaatatgcattttcagtccccaaaatgcagttgtcgtgtaaacgaacaggcaaaatgcaaaaaaaattcctGTTTTTGCCTGAAGATGTTGTTGTGTAAATGGCCCCTTAGATGAGAAGACCATTTTCAAGCAGCTCCTCAGCATGCAGTTGGAAAACAGCTTtcccaccaaaaacaaaaacgtgCTGAAATGGTGCCAGTAACTGCAGACTGAACAGATATTTTTAACCAAAGCAGCTCTGAGAAAGAAAGCAGCTGACATGTTCCAAACCTTTACTGCTAGTGACTTCTGATGTGTTGTGATTCTGTGCAGCACCTCAAGGCTGAAGCCTCCTATTTTGATTTCTCAAAGCTGTTGGCTACATGATTTGGCTGACTATGTGAAAAGTAGAAAGCAGCTTTATAAGAGTGCATAAGAAACCAGCCTTGTGTGAGTTTTTTCCCCTTGAAAAATCAACGAgcttttcaaaacaaaagttGAAAGTTATCCAAAGAGAATATCTGGGACACCATctgaatcttaaaatattaacGTATCCAGGGCAGCAGAGAGCCTGCATTCAAAAGAACGAATGAAGCtacaacacaaaacagaaacgTGACTCAGATGGCAAGTGTGCTCTCAACACTGAGACTATTTATGGTGTTCTGATCCAACAGCAGACAGAAGGAGAGAATTTCTTCAGCGGTGACTCACCATCAGGGCCTTGTCCATGTAGAACTCCCTCCCAGGTGTGCCGTTGTTGTATTTGGTGTCGATGGCAAAGCAGAGGAAGAGCACGTCCACCACGATCTCGAAGATGGACAGGAAGCAGTGTGCCACCAGGAATGCAAACAGACACACTATGATGAGGGGCAGGACCCACTCGGTGTAATCTCTCTGATAGTTCAGCGCTAACACCCCAGCGAATGCCGTGCACGTCACGATCAGGATCTGCATGGGGATAAATATGCAAATgcttaagtattattattttagctaaTTATTAGGTTTAACAAGTATGAAAAACGCATGTAGAAAAGTCAAGCATAATAAGGTCTGCAGCATGGGACACTGATGTGTCTTTTAGGCttcctaaagggatagttcaccaaaaaatttaattactgtaattactcaccctcatgtcgttccaaacctgtaagaactttattcattttctgaacacaaattaaggtatctttgatgaaatccgagagtaccacaatgcatacgtgtgcattcctctgcttgtaaacaaggcgcagCACATCCGGGTTCtacatcagcagcaccacacacatGCGTCATGGCACTCTCATGAATGGCCATGGAGACTGACAcggaaaagaagaaatgtttaataaagtcattatttttgttttctttgtgtacaaaaactattctcatagctttgtaaaattacagttgaaccgctgatgtcacatgaactatgtTAACAATGTTCATACTACCTTTCttggccttgaacgtggtagttgcattgctatCAATACAGAGTCAggaagctctcagatttcatcaaaaatatcttaatttgtgttccgaagataaattaaggttttacgggtttggaacgacgtgagggtgaataattaatgacagaattttcatttttgggtgaactgtccctatAATTAGTTCATCCATCAAGGCTTCCTTAATAATCCAGCTTCATCAATATGACTGTGAACTAGCTTAACCATTTAAATGTGTTAACATAAGTATACTGTTCGAGGCACACCAACACAACCAGTATAAACAAGTTAGCACTACCATGAACATTCATGCTGGTCTAAACTTATTGTTTAATATTGGGGTTTTTACTGCATGTCTGCTTTAAGGACAGAAAAATTGACAAGTTCAAAATGTAGTAATTGACAAATTagaaatgaaatgatttaaaatttaaaaaggaccagaattatttttggatttattttgtacACATGGACATATACAAAAAACgtataataaatacaatgttttttgtaatGGTGAGAAACAGGCTAAAATGTAGCGAAATATGAAAAGTTTATTATATCTTCAATagaaaatctaaaactaaatctgGCCTTGCTCttttcaaatgaataaacaagaATAATTACAGTCTTATAATAAATAGTAAGCAATAAATAATGGTTTTGCTGAATGGTGACATGAACTGAAAGCTTTTGgcaattaataatcaaaaatgaaaataataataaaaaagacacataCAATAATActtaatagttaaaaataaaaaaaaaaaaaaaaaaaaaaaaaaaaaacaaaaaacaaaactttacttcttctaatataaaaatatataatatatatatatatatatatatatatatatatatatatatatatatatatatatatatatatttcacatacacacacacacacacacacacatacattcatacaaaagaaccatgaaaaaaatgtaacttttattcagaaattatacattaaattgaccaaaagtgacagtaatgatattttaaagaatataaaatgttgttcttttgaactttctattcatttaagaaccatgaaaaaaatgtcctggtttccacaaaaatattaagtggcacGACTCTtttcataattgataataataaaaaatgtttcttgaccagcaaatcagctagtagaatgatttctgaagaatcatgtgacactgaagactggagtaaaaatttaataaaatggaaaatagttagttttaactgaaataatatttcacagtattactattttttactgtattttaatcaaataaatgcagccttggtgaggtaaaacataaatataaaatcttactgaccccaaaattgaacagtaatgtatgtcaacaagcaaaacaaaacttcACTACTCAAATAACAGTTTAGCTGGCTgcctttaaatactttaaatgctTGATGACCACTTCACCTTGCCCAGGAAGAGAACAAAATCTCCAACGGTGTTGATGGTCGCTACCCTAAGAGCGTTTTCCACCAGGATCATGAAGGCATCGCGGGCCGAGGTGCAGAAATTGGTGCTGTTTATGGCCGTCGCCGCATATGCATTCTAGAAACAGTTTGCAAAATTTAATATATCACACAAAAAGACCATCCGAATGATATACAATTTCTACCTCAATTTGCACAGTATGAGGTATCCATCGACTAACCTACCTGATTCAAATAATTGAGGCACTTCTCCAGACACCACAGACAGCAGATACAGGTCTTCAGCATGCAGCGTGCACAAGCGTTTTCCTATGGGGGGTGTAACATGAAACATTATCCACAGTGCATGTCTATTGCACATTTGTCAACCTCTTCCTTAATGCTCCAAATCTGCCTCTATAAAGCTGGCACTGATATCTATTAGAGTTCATTATATTCCCAAGATCTCCAGCCATATATCAAGTAAATGATACGTCACCTAAGTGGAACCCAAGAGGACAGAAATAAATAGCTCTCAGCATTAACTTCAAAAGACACCCACCCAACACACCaagataatactaaaataactatttagaAGAACATTTTCACCAGTCTGCTGATTCAAAAAGCAAAAGCCAATTCAAAAATGTTTCCGCTTTTAgccattgcattatttttaaaaactgctagTCAAAATTGAGCCTATTTACTTTAGTATTAAAAGTAGCtgtttttattgtgcattatATATCAGTAAACacttctaaagaaaaaaaaaataaaaaaaaaaaaaaaaaaaaaaaggattatcaacccaaaataaaaataaaaaaataaaacaaataccataaaagaaagtttattttaacttgacgtattaaaataactaaaaatcaaatcaataaaaaacataaaaaaaattaaaaaaaaacaaaaaaaaaaaaaaacaataaaatcactaaaaaaataaaaaacaaaaaataaaaaaaaattaaaaagaaatcaaattattaacaaaaattataataatatattaataatactaaaataacactctcaaccatgcaaacatttaaatacaaaacccATACTAGCATAATACTCCCAGAAAACGTCATAATACTAGTTATTTGTTAATGCAATTGTCCCAAAAACACCACATAAGAACTTTCCTGTCCTAATGAAAACTGTATGCCATAAGCATAAACATGCATGACGTCAGTTAAGATTCTTGCAACGAGAGAGATTTGCAATTTAGATCCAACAGCCCAAGGACTCGTCAAGCGAGCTGCCTCCCTACCTTTCCTTTGAGTTGGTTGTGGATGTACATGAGAATGAGGCGTGGGATCTTGACGAGGGTGATGATGAAGGAGCCCTTGGCCACAGTGCCCAGGTGATACCGCACCAGCCGCAGCACTGATGACAGGATGGGCGTCACCGGGAGTTTAGTTTTGTCCCTGGATGGAAATAAATTATTGCAACTGTGAGCTATTTCCAGAACAACTTCTTAAGTACAGGATTAGTTGAAGACAAATACAATTACAGGCttatagtccacccaaaaatgaatatgtgctaaaaatgtactcaccctcaggccatacaagatatagatgagtttgtttcttaatcagaaaaATCTGGAGAACCAATGGAgatcacaaatggatcctctgcagtgaatgggtgccatcagaattagagtccaaacagctgatcaaaacatcacaataatgcacaagtaatccacataactccagtccatcaactaatgtcttgtgaagcaaaaggTCCATAATCCATGGACACATATTTTAGCCTGaagaaatggtttaaagttaaaatgtcttgatgggtTTATTACAAACgtagcttttcatttcacaagacaatAATTAATAATCTGGAGTCGTGTGGTTTACtagtggatttttgtgatgtttttatcagcagtttggactctcattctgacggcacccattcactgcagaggatccactggtgatcaagtgatgtaatactaaatttctccaaatctgttctgatgaagaaataaactcatctatatcttggatggcctgagtccattttcagcaaattatttctttaagcaaacagaaatgttaaaagtgCCACAACTTCATAAaaatcaaccaataaaaaaatgacttaattCCTGCCATCTCTGCATTTTAAACTGTGATCGAAGGAAGTATCATCATcatgaaaatcaaaaaatattacacacatcATCTTTACCAACAAGAGTGGTACTTGAGAGCATTTTCACTAAAAATACACACCTTGTGAAATAGTAGGTTACCACAGCACCGGCTACGGTCATCTGCTGACAAGCCAGGATGAACTCACTGATCCAGATCAGTCCCACTGCGTGGTACCAGGTCATGTACTGCAGCGCTCCTGTGAGCCTGAACTCAACCAGGCCAGTATCCTCATTTTTCTCCGGGTTCCCTGTGGACAGGAGCATACATGCTGCAGCCTGAGATTTTTGCTTTTAAAGAGCTTTCTGCAATagtaatacacatttaaaatgagacCGAGATACCCAAGCAAAGTCGGTTAATTTGTGCTGCATTATGTAAATGTCCTACATTCTCTGTACAAAATGACTTGAACAGAACAGTGTTTTAAGGCTTGTACACATtatttctgagggggaaaaaatgcaaagCAAAGCAATTCCTTAAATTCCATTTCCTTTTGCACATCTGTAGTTCAAAGTATACATTCAAAAGTTAATTAAGGGAGAAGCAATGTGCGATAATAGACTGCTTAGTCTGTTTTCAAGCAAAAATACCAAATTTAATATCTTGAATATATTTTCTGATGTAAAAACAGGCATCAAAACATTATGATGTACAGTATTAGGATGGAtaactttttaatgtgtttaaaacctGGCAAAGAATATAttgtgagaataataataaaaaaaaaaaaaaacataaaacagaacaaaatcaaaataaatgagaaatatataaccaaaaactaatgaaattaaacatattaaaataataaaaaataaaataaaattcttcaaATGGCCAAACTGTTCCATGAATCCGATTGCACTATTGTGTTTATTTTGCACTCAAAAAGCAGTTAGTTGTTTAAgggatattttaaacaaaaataatgagaaGTCTGACATTGTTTATCCATCATCAtgtcatgactttctttcttcaataaaaacaaaatgaatgctgtttttctcCATGCATTGAAAGACAGACTTTGATAAACAATTATGGAATAAAGAAAGTTTGGAACAAAATAATGGTTTGTAACCAAGTTTCTTTTTTCAAAgcttaactatccctttaaaacccaCAGGAATCTCCATCTCACCAGTGGTGCCGAGGAAGAGGAGGACCATGATCCAGTAGACCCAAAACAGAGAAAGAGCAAGGAACGTGTAGAAGGGCTGCAGTGCCAACAGCGGCAGGTGAATAAACACTTTTCCCGCCACGTGAAACAGGGCGATGGTCAGAGCCACCCTCTTCCTCATAAACAACATCAGAAGCAACAAAATTCCCTGCGGGAGCACAAAGATGGAAATTAGCACCAAGACAGGAAAAAGCACAAGTCGAGACCTCTCTCatatttcattttccatttctcTGAGCGCTTACAGTGAACACAGTCGCTGAAACAGCGTAGATGAGCAGTCCTTGAGCATGGTCTTTGATGGTCTTCATGTCATCAATGGGTTCTTCTGTTTCCCTCAGATCTTTAGTCATGGTCtcattcattgtcattctatagtCTATGTACAACCACCACAGAACGCTGGTACCTCCTGAGAAAAGCCAAGAACAGACGCAATATTCACATTCAACACTCCAAAAACAGGTGTACCACACTTTTAATGATGATTCAACTTTGTGTGGGACTGGATTACTGTCCATCCCTTTGGAACAGACAAGTAATAATTCTGATTGACAGTCTCATTAAACAGCATCTCTTTCCTATAGTAAAATCAggcatcaaaacattataatatacgaTATT
Encoded here:
- the LOC109102422 gene encoding choline transporter-like protein 1 isoform X3, which produces MGCCGSAERPKREWKPLEDRSCTDLPWFLLFTLFLVGMCGICGFTIMTGGAARLVFGYDSYGNTCGQRNEPIEGVRLSGLDHTDRKFVFFLDPCNIDIIQRKIKSMALCVSQCPTEELATYHDLKRFAMINGSELCSYELPGHKYPQLPERFEKCPKLPVPESKALPVFNRCTPVDISCYAKFAEAVVTFVSDNSMLNRLIAGVAASKEIIVGLCLLALVLSMILMVIIRYISAVLVWILTALVVLGSLGGTSVLWWLYIDYRMTMNETMTKDLRETEEPIDDMKTIKDHAQGLLIYAVSATVFTGILLLLMLFMRKRVALTIALFHVAGKVFIHLPLLALQPFYTFLALSLFWVYWIMVLLFLGTTGNPEKNEDTGLVEFRLTGALQYMTWYHAVGLIWISEFILACQQMTVAGAVVTYYFTRDKTKLPVTPILSSVLRLVRYHLGTVAKGSFIITLVKIPRLILMYIHNQLKGKENACARCMLKTCICCLWCLEKCLNYLNQNAYAATAINSTNFCTSARDAFMILVENALRVATINTVGDFVLFLGKILIVTCTAFAGVLALNYQRDYTEWVLPLIIVCLFAFLVAHCFLSIFEIVVDVLFLCFAIDTKYNNGTPGREFYMDKALMEFVENSRRSMAMEERGRSKRARPKEDVELTEVKAMAPGTSSA
- the LOC109102422 gene encoding choline transporter-like protein 1 isoform X2 encodes the protein MDGFRSFPATPAHPTRKYWAINPKRPKREWKPLEDRSCTDLPWFLLFTLFLVGMCGICGFTIMTGGAARLVFGYDSYGNTCGQRNEPIEGVRLSGLDHTDRKFVFFLDPCNIDIIQRKIKSMALCVSQCPTEELATYHDLKRFAMINGSELCSYELPGHKYPQLPERFEKCPKLPVPESKALPVFNRCTPVDISCYAKFAEAVVTFVSDNSMLNRLIAGVAASKEIIVGLCLLALVLSMILMVIIRYISAVLVWILTALVVLGSLGGTSVLWWLYIDYRMTMNETMTKDLRETEEPIDDMKTIKDHAQGLLIYAVSATVFTGILLLLMLFMRKRVALTIALFHVAGKVFIHLPLLALQPFYTFLALSLFWVYWIMVLLFLGTTGNPEKNEDTGLVEFRLTGALQYMTWYHAVGLIWISEFILACQQMTVAGAVVTYYFTRDKTKLPVTPILSSVLRLVRYHLGTVAKGSFIITLVKIPRLILMYIHNQLKGKENACARCMLKTCICCLWCLEKCLNYLNQNAYAATAINSTNFCTSARDAFMILVENALRVATINTVGDFVLFLGKILIVTCTAFAGVLALNYQRDYTEWVLPLIIVCLFAFLVAHCFLSIFEIVVDVLFLCFAIDTKYNNGTPGREFYMDKALMEFVENSRRSMAMEERGRSKRARPKEDVELTEVKAMAPGTSSA
- the LOC109102422 gene encoding choline transporter-like protein 1 isoform X4; the encoded protein is MDGFRSFPATPAHPTRKYWAINPKRPKREWKPLEDRSCTDLPWFLLFTLFLVGMCGICGFTIMTGGAARLVFGYDSYGNTCGQRNEPIEGVRLSGLDHTDRKFVFFLDPCNIDIIQRKIKSMALCVSQCPTEELATYHDLKRFAMINGSELCSYELPGHKYPQLPERFEKCPKLPVPESKALPVFNRCTPVDISCYAKFAEAVVTFVSDNSMLNRLIAGVAASKEIIVGLCLLALGGTSVLWWLYIDYRMTMNETMTKDLRETEEPIDDMKTIKDHAQGLLIYAVSATVFTGILLLLMLFMRKRVALTIALFHVAGKVFIHLPLLALQPFYTFLALSLFWVYWIMVLLFLGTTGNPEKNEDTGLVEFRLTGALQYMTWYHAVGLIWISEFILACQQMTVAGAVVTYYFTRDKTKLPVTPILSSVLRLVRYHLGTVAKGSFIITLVKIPRLILMYIHNQLKGKENACARCMLKTCICCLWCLEKCLNYLNQNAYAATAINSTNFCTSARDAFMILVENALRVATINTVGDFVLFLGKILIVTCTAFAGVLALNYQRDYTEWVLPLIIVCLFAFLVAHCFLSIFEIVVDVLFLCFAIDTKYNNGTPGREFYMDKALMEFVENSRRSMAMEERGRSKRARPKEDVELTEVKAMAPGTSSA
- the LOC109102422 gene encoding choline transporter-like protein 1 isoform X1 yields the protein MSEVRRSTSSSYRPRSSWIKRPKREWKPLEDRSCTDLPWFLLFTLFLVGMCGICGFTIMTGGAARLVFGYDSYGNTCGQRNEPIEGVRLSGLDHTDRKFVFFLDPCNIDIIQRKIKSMALCVSQCPTEELATYHDLKRFAMINGSELCSYELPGHKYPQLPERFEKCPKLPVPESKALPVFNRCTPVDISCYAKFAEAVVTFVSDNSMLNRLIAGVAASKEIIVGLCLLALVLSMILMVIIRYISAVLVWILTALVVLGSLGGTSVLWWLYIDYRMTMNETMTKDLRETEEPIDDMKTIKDHAQGLLIYAVSATVFTGILLLLMLFMRKRVALTIALFHVAGKVFIHLPLLALQPFYTFLALSLFWVYWIMVLLFLGTTGNPEKNEDTGLVEFRLTGALQYMTWYHAVGLIWISEFILACQQMTVAGAVVTYYFTRDKTKLPVTPILSSVLRLVRYHLGTVAKGSFIITLVKIPRLILMYIHNQLKGKENACARCMLKTCICCLWCLEKCLNYLNQNAYAATAINSTNFCTSARDAFMILVENALRVATINTVGDFVLFLGKILIVTCTAFAGVLALNYQRDYTEWVLPLIIVCLFAFLVAHCFLSIFEIVVDVLFLCFAIDTKYNNGTPGREFYMDKALMEFVENSRRSMAMEERGRSKRARPKEDVELTEVKAMVSGDVGVAGAEWQTLQEFHLYYLLLCVLLDWVLSEHTLVLCFTQDMIIFLSVCLPTSTLFFLVTLLQNTPVAAAAC